AGCATGAAGATGAATCAAAGGAAACTAGCAACCTAATGAATCTCCTTGGGTATGGATCTGGGCTCAGACAGAGACGCATTAACGCATACAGAAAGTTGGATAGCCTGAGGAATGCACGTTTCACTAATGATGTAACGACCATCACTGCGGGAAGTAAAGCAGAGGGTCTAACCTGCTTCTTCGAGAGCGATATGGACACAATGTTCATTATTCCACATGTCGTGTGTCTGGACGTCGGTATTAACGAAGAAACAATTCCAAGTCACATAATTGTGTTTACGATGGGTACGAAAGGCCACAATGCAGGATATTGTAAACTACAACAGGGAAGACTAACAAGTACATACTGTCCTGCTATTTCAAATGCTCTATGTATTGATGGATGTGGTAACGTTCTATTAAGTAGTACACAGTTTGTAGACTTTTTCAGACACAACCCGTATCCGTCTGAAATCCAGCAACATGCACGCGCAGGTCCATCTCTGCCATGGTCGTTTGGCCCTATGGCACATGATGTCGTTAGAGCCATTCGCGTTTACTGTCCTGGCATATTGCAAAACTGGGCAAAAAGATGTCGTTACTGGCCACCACCGGATATTGTTGAAAACGTTATTGTTTTGGGTGCATTTGTAAATCCAATTGGTTTTAAAGGCAGTGAGCACTATCATGTAGAGTGGAGGATATGCTTTAATACCGGTGAGACAGAACTTGTGAATAATCTTAATGACACTCAGATCAAGATATATGTGTTGCTAAAAATGATCGTTAAAGATATTTTAAAGCCTCGCAAAAAAGTAATTACATCATACATTTTGAAGAACATCGTATTATGGTTAGCGGAGAACAACCCACAAGAATTGTTTCATTCAGGCAGTATTTTTCATTGGCTAAAAGAAGGACTGATTTCATTACGAACCGCTATATCCAGTAGGCAGTTACCTTACTATATGATACCTGAAAGAAATCTTATGGCAGAAAGGAATCTGGTGAGTGGACAGCAGGATGAGTTGGTGAAGTCTCTGACATGCTTGATTGATGAAGGGCCGAAAATATTAAGGAGGTTGAAGAAAATACGGCAAGCTATCATCGGCCACAAGGAGCCCCTGCTGTGGTACAGTAAGCTTCGAATAGAGTTTGAGATTCTGTACCTTGAGTTAAGCATTAGACAAATGCAATGTAAAGACGAGAACGGCGTGGTAAATACTTCAGATATTATTCTCTTGATCCTGTGTTACGGTATGATGGAGGTACTGAACAAGATAATAGCGCGCATGCACAGTGAAGGGACTTATTTGAATGATAAAACACAGTTACTCGGGATGATCTTAGGCTGACGTTGTGTTTGCCTGGACAGTTATTTAAAAGAGTATATAACTGTGCTTACCTACACGAGGTAAAACTTAAGTTTAATGTTCATTTACTACATTAACATTTCGCTATACTTCATTTAGTAACATTAAATCAACGAATATCTGCTTAAAATCTCGAATGTCGGAGTTTAGATACAAAGTTAAATACGCtgaaatgtgtgtatgtatgctGAACTTCTGAAGTGTGCCACTTGCAGATTGAACTATATGAGTCGCTTAATTTATCCATGACTCGGTGaaactattataattatatacGTCTATACGTGTTGCTGATACGAATACTTAGAACGGATTAAGTGTTGTTTGAAAGCGCTATTGTAAATGTAATGAGTGAAAGTTATATTTGTACAATTCAAATGAATTAGTTAGTGTTCATGAATAACACTCATAACCTATCTTCAATCAAAACGTCAGTTACTATTATACAGATGAATCGATTTTAATTTGACTTTGGAATCAATGTGAACGATTTGACTTTGGAATCAATGTGAACGATACGGGTAGTCGTATAGTTTGTGAATTGTGTGATTTACTTTTTCTATGAATCAGCGAAACTGTCAATTTGTCGGTCGTCCACAATGTGAAATTTGAAAGTCAATgtcagtatatatttttcaaattgacTATTTTCAATAGTATTCATTTGCGGACTTTGTTAATTGTATAAATGATTGTTCGTATGATGGTGATTTTTTTCCGTTATAAAGTAATACATagcaacatatttaaacaaaacaaataaattaatgcgTATATTTTATTGATTGAAACATAGCATTGCATAATTAGTTTCGAATAATACCTAACATCCGATCTGAATTTGAACCAGAATCTAAACCTATATTATCAAAATTAGATATCTGTATGAAGTTCATAGTTGTTTATTTACCTTTCGATTACTAGGTGTCTACTATGTTTTATAACGTACCGTGGGGCTATGCGTTCAATAATATCTGCCAACGTTATGTGCATTGGGTGTACAAGAGTTATGCCTTCAAACCAATTGTTTTCAACGGCTACATAGACGCATCTGAGTTGGAGCAAAGGTGTTTTGGGGACGAAACTTGAGGGAAGACACGCCTTTCCGTTCAAACTATTTCCGTTTTTAGGCAAAATCTGTAAACAAACAGAACTTCATCAATTGCCTTGGTACCAGTCTAAAATGTGAGATACAAAACTTCTGATGCCGATATTACCTGTTTAAAAATGTCTGTCGAATGGGCTTCCAGAAAAAGGGTTTAAAACTGATTGTTGAAGACAAAGAGTTATTGGTGCTCCTGTTCTATCATAAAGAACTAGCGGACAATATCAAAGTCTTGATTGTAACGTTAAACCTGTTTCAACTACATGTTTATTATAACACGATGACGTCAAAAATCGCCAGAGAATGATCTGAGAAGAAATTGGAAATTGGATATAATCAGATAAATCGAGAATGTAATTTACATACATTATTTAAGTGAATAAGTAATATGAGCTATATTGATATCATCATTGATTTTGATCAGTTCTACCACGACAGTTTGGCCTTATTGTATCTGAATCAATATTCTTCAGAAACATAGACAAtctatacaaatgtacatatgaTTTATGAATGCTTTGCGTCATCGTGCTATATCCGATATATGTCTATTTCATTCAAACAATTGAATAAACATTTGATCAATAGTTTTGAATAGCAAGATGAAAATATTAACAATAGTTTATAATGACACACGACACATTTTACAGACAAGCTCTCTACTTGTCCACAAAGTCCccattatattaataatgttcataGAGATCCAAAAAAATATACTTCAAACTGCTAGTAAGTCGATGACAAACACACATAAAAGCTTTTGCTCAAGAAACAATATTccaatgtaatgttaatgtttaattatttaaaacctCGTTATGGCTTGACAGCTTTTATCTTTTCTCTATTTAGCTTGACGTGCATACCTGAGTGGACTCTTTTATTCGTACACGTCTACTGATGTTAAAGGGTTTGTTtacatgtgtttgtatttttgaCAAAAACAGAAATGATATGTATATGAATTTGTATACTGAACCTTATTGTTTGgataattaaatttcatttttggaGCAATTAAAAAGAACATAAACCTATATCTTTTATGAGCAAAAGCTATACCGCTACCGCTGCACAATTCAGGAAGTATAAAAAagcgtattttttttaaacgttgtGATCGTTATATACTTGTTTCCATGTCATCGATGATATGTTTCTAGATTTGTCTATATATTTTCATACGTCACAGTAATTTGTTATCGTAAAGAAAGATTCACAAATATTCACTGACATTTTTAGATAACCTGATTAGCTGCTGTATAAAGAAAACGTACCAAAGCTTCAGCGAACAGTTATGATATATGTGCTATATACAACAGCTTTAAGCGGGTCTGACAAGCAAGCATAGTACACGTTTGAATAGGCGTATTGGAAAACAAACACAACGACGTTACACATTCACGAGAACATATATTTGCTACATGTCTAAGATAGCTTCGTTAATCTCTGTCATGTTGACTAGTAATTCATTATCTTGTAAGAAGCACTCACTTATTCGAAACAAACATAGCAATGACGTAATGTTCAGAAACCGTTTAGCTTTAATCCTCTTACAGATACAGATACAAAAATGACCAGCACAATAAC
This sequence is a window from Dreissena polymorpha isolate Duluth1 chromosome 16, UMN_Dpol_1.0, whole genome shotgun sequence. Protein-coding genes within it:
- the LOC127862600 gene encoding uncharacterized protein LOC127862600; protein product: MTEGGVEHNMEWTPSCTRRYRFKHEDESKETSNLMNLLGYGSGLRQRRINAYRKLDSLRNARFTNDVTTITAGSKAEGLTCFFESDMDTMFIIPHVVCLDVGINEETIPSHIIVFTMGTKGHNAGYCKLQQGRLTSTYCPAISNALCIDGCGNVLLSSTQFVDFFRHNPYPSEIQQHARAGPSLPWSFGPMAHDVVRAIRVYCPGILQNWAKRCRYWPPPDIVENVIVLGAFVNPIGFKGSEHYHVEWRICFNTGETELVNNLNDTQIKIYVLLKMIVKDILKPRKKVITSYILKNIVLWLAENNPQELFHSGSIFHWLKEGLISLRTAISSRQLPYYMIPERNLMAERNLVSGQQDELVKSLTCLIDEGPKILRRLKKIRQAIIGHKEPLLWYSKLRIEFEILYLELSIRQMQCKDENGVVNTSDIILLILCYGMMEVLNKIIARMHSEGTYLNDKTQLLGMILG